A region of Sphingobium baderi DNA encodes the following proteins:
- a CDS encoding DUF3800 domain-containing protein yields the protein MSPSAQTSIFYLDESGNSGDLTRSGRDMDFGGQEIFVLASIGTDDPDALARELEHLRYHHRVQAVELKSSALKNKPALVGDLLAFLRLHELPLLLEVVDKRFMIAANMINNLVLPAVGACDVTPEAQWFRNELAEYLHAQASPSVIAAYVAACDAPSAASIVRAFDTLLDWLDERKAGDERAEAMRFFTRDSLSDFMTAGPETETAQLRCLPPPDLGKKGQSIWMLPNLTSLTNVYARINRYRRRRLADVIIVHDEQAHFDEILADAKALAERLAAEGAAMPARFADYHFVEQATLRFASSGATSGIQAADIIAGFLMRYVKSVLHGLATPDPVVQDVFDALMDFTDPAQGLGVNFVLARHDVVRLGVRPL from the coding sequence ATGAGCCCCTCCGCACAGACGTCAATCTTCTATCTCGACGAGAGCGGCAACAGTGGCGATCTCACGCGGTCGGGCCGAGACATGGACTTTGGCGGCCAGGAAATCTTTGTTTTGGCCAGCATCGGCACAGACGATCCCGATGCCCTTGCCCGGGAGCTGGAGCACTTACGCTACCATCACCGCGTCCAAGCGGTAGAGCTGAAATCCTCGGCGCTCAAGAACAAGCCGGCGCTGGTTGGCGACCTGCTTGCTTTCCTGCGGCTGCACGAGCTGCCGCTTCTCTTGGAGGTGGTCGACAAAAGATTCATGATCGCCGCCAACATGATCAACAATCTCGTGCTACCCGCAGTTGGCGCGTGCGACGTCACACCTGAGGCACAATGGTTTCGGAACGAACTTGCCGAGTATTTGCACGCACAGGCGTCGCCGAGCGTGATCGCTGCTTATGTGGCCGCGTGCGATGCGCCCTCGGCAGCGAGCATCGTCCGCGCATTCGACACGCTGCTCGATTGGCTCGATGAGCGGAAAGCTGGCGACGAGCGGGCGGAAGCCATGCGCTTCTTCACTCGTGACAGTCTCAGCGATTTCATGACCGCTGGCCCAGAAACGGAAACGGCTCAGCTCCGCTGCCTTCCGCCACCCGATTTGGGGAAGAAAGGCCAGTCGATCTGGATGTTGCCGAATTTGACTTCGCTCACCAACGTATATGCCCGGATCAATCGTTATCGGCGACGCCGGCTGGCGGACGTCATCATCGTGCATGACGAGCAGGCGCATTTCGATGAAATTTTGGCTGATGCCAAGGCGCTCGCCGAGCGGCTGGCCGCCGAAGGGGCGGCGATGCCAGCGCGTTTCGCCGACTATCATTTCGTCGAACAGGCTACCTTGCGCTTCGCCAGTTCCGGCGCCACTTCGGGTATCCAAGCGGCCGACATCATCGCTGGCTTCCTGATGCGCTATGTAAAGTCGGTACTCCATGGCCTGGCCACGCCCGACCCGGTGGTACAAGACGTCTTCGATGCGCTGATGGATTTCACGGACCCGGCGCAGGGGCTTGGCGTCAATTTTGTTCTGGCCCGCCACGATGTCGTTAGGCTTGGAGTGCGGCCGCTGTGA
- a CDS encoding PAS domain S-box protein → MSDLGESHAPSGAMPGLPYERRRARDEIAQRLAAIVESSDDAILAKDLDGTITSWNRGAERLFGYRAAEIVGKSVMLLLPDDRQDDEAPILARLRRGERVRHYETVRRRKDGSLIDISLSVSPLRDANGTVIGASTIARDITERKQAEERQRLLLREMDHRMKNLFALAGSLVGMSVRDAASPQELASIVQERLSALARAHALTMPKDSAAGSNDSVRLHVLLRTILAPYEGAGGGDDRLRINGDDVTLPGNAMTTIALILHELATNAAKYGALSSPSGTVTVECVAKKDTLALIWDERGGPRSDEPGEDGFGSLLGRLASGQLGGTIEREWRPEGLRVTLTVLRDRLR, encoded by the coding sequence ATGAGTGACCTTGGTGAAAGCCACGCGCCATCTGGCGCGATGCCCGGCCTGCCTTATGAGCGGCGCCGCGCAAGGGACGAGATCGCGCAGCGCCTGGCCGCGATCGTCGAGTCCTCCGACGACGCCATTCTGGCGAAAGATCTGGATGGAACCATCACGAGCTGGAACAGGGGAGCGGAACGGCTGTTCGGCTATCGCGCCGCCGAGATCGTCGGAAAGTCGGTCATGCTTCTCCTGCCAGATGATCGGCAGGACGACGAGGCACCGATCCTGGCACGGCTGCGCCGAGGCGAGCGCGTCCGTCACTATGAAACGGTCAGGCGCCGCAAGGACGGGAGTCTGATAGACATCTCGCTCAGCGTATCACCGTTGCGCGATGCGAACGGCACGGTTATCGGCGCCTCCACGATCGCGCGCGACATTACGGAGCGCAAGCAAGCCGAGGAGCGGCAACGCTTGTTGCTGCGTGAGATGGACCACCGGATGAAGAACCTGTTCGCGCTTGCAGGCAGCCTCGTCGGCATGAGCGTGCGCGATGCTGCAAGCCCACAGGAACTGGCCTCCATCGTCCAGGAGCGTTTGAGCGCGCTGGCGCGTGCGCACGCTCTCACAATGCCGAAGGACTCCGCTGCCGGCAGTAACGATTCGGTTAGGCTCCACGTATTGCTTCGGACGATTTTGGCACCTTACGAGGGTGCTGGCGGTGGCGATGACCGGCTGCGAATCAACGGCGATGATGTGACGTTACCCGGAAACGCGATGACCACGATCGCACTCATCCTCCACGAACTGGCTACCAATGCCGCGAAATACGGCGCGTTGTCGTCACCATCGGGCACCGTCACCGTCGAATGCGTCGCGAAAAAAGATACGCTTGCTTTGATCTGGGATGAGCGCGGCGGCCCGCGGAGCGATGAGCCGGGGGAAGATGGATTCGGCAGCTTGCTTGGGCGCCTGGCCAGCGGACAGCTTGGCGGCACCATCGAGCGTGAGTGGCGGCCGGAGGGATTGCGTGTCACCCTGACGGTTCTACGTGATCGCCTGAGATGA
- a CDS encoding trypsin-like peptidase domain-containing protein: MSPAGPDLRPPRGWLALLAAIGLASGVAGGVGVAWLKSDRDMVIGAESAQVSVDAVPLNRLTVAPLVERVAPAVVNIAVLQASPYAQNPLLRDPYYRFFLGVPDEALAPRISAGSGFVVDAARGLVVTNHHVVENARAIAVGIGDRQVEAEFLGSDPRSDIAVLRIPARGLKQLPLGDSDKTQVGDYVVAIGNPFEVGQTVTAGIVSGLRGSPDGGARYIQTDAPINPGNSGGPLINMRGEAVGVNSAIIGPNGGNVGIGLAVPSRAARQVVEHIAGVSLHGGSGS; this comes from the coding sequence GTGAGCCCAGCTGGACCGGACCTGCGTCCGCCGCGCGGCTGGCTGGCCCTGCTTGCAGCGATCGGCCTGGCCTCAGGTGTGGCCGGCGGCGTGGGGGTGGCTTGGCTCAAGTCCGACCGTGACATGGTGATTGGGGCGGAAAGCGCACAGGTTTCCGTCGACGCCGTCCCGCTTAATCGGCTGACGGTCGCACCGCTTGTCGAGCGTGTTGCGCCCGCTGTGGTAAACATCGCGGTGCTGCAGGCGTCGCCCTATGCGCAGAACCCGCTGCTGCGCGATCCTTATTATCGCTTCTTCCTCGGCGTGCCCGACGAGGCACTGGCGCCGCGGATCTCGGCGGGCTCCGGGTTCGTGGTCGATGCCGCGCGCGGTCTGGTTGTCACCAACCACCATGTCGTCGAGAATGCCCGCGCCATTGCCGTTGGCATTGGTGATCGGCAGGTCGAAGCCGAGTTTCTCGGCAGCGATCCGCGGTCCGACATCGCCGTGCTGCGCATTCCAGCTCGCGGGCTGAAACAGCTTCCGTTGGGTGACTCGGACAAGACGCAGGTCGGTGACTATGTGGTCGCCATCGGCAACCCGTTCGAGGTGGGGCAGACCGTCACGGCGGGAATCGTCAGCGGGCTGCGCGGCTCGCCCGACGGCGGCGCTCGCTACATCCAGACCGATGCGCCGATCAACCCGGGGAACTCGGGCGGCCCCTTGATCAACATGCGTGGCGAAGCGGTCGGCGTGAACAGCGCGATCATCGGCCCCAATGGCGGTAATGTCGGCATCGGCCTGGCCGTGCCATCGCGCGCTGCGCGCCAGGTCGTCGAGCATATAGCCGGTGTAAGCTTACACGGTGGAAGCGGGTCTTAG
- a CDS encoding HdeD family acid-resistance protein: MTSISATVPHAGAGSDARTGVPLLNHNWGWFVVRGVLALSLGVVAFLFPVSALFAFTMVFAAYAGADGLLSTIAGVRGATRKEERWWTLILRGIIGVAVAVLFVLMPFVATASYALATLSVLSAWAILTGVLEIAAAIRLRKEIEGEWLLALSGVLSLLLGIAVPVALYMNPPATILSVAWAIAIYAVIAGVVLIGFGLRLRQRPEETKGETA; the protein is encoded by the coding sequence ACCGGCGTTCCGCTGCTCAACCACAACTGGGGATGGTTTGTCGTTCGTGGCGTCCTCGCGTTGAGCTTAGGCGTGGTCGCGTTCCTGTTTCCTGTAAGCGCCCTGTTCGCCTTCACCATGGTGTTCGCCGCCTATGCCGGCGCCGATGGCCTACTCTCGACGATCGCTGGCGTGCGCGGCGCCACTCGAAAGGAAGAGCGCTGGTGGACGCTGATCCTGCGCGGCATCATCGGCGTCGCGGTCGCGGTCTTGTTCGTGCTGATGCCCTTTGTGGCGACAGCCAGCTATGCTCTGGCGACACTGTCGGTGCTGAGCGCCTGGGCCATCCTCACCGGAGTGCTGGAGATCGCCGCCGCGATCCGCCTGCGCAAGGAGATCGAGGGCGAGTGGCTGCTCGCGCTTTCGGGCGTGCTCTCCCTATTGCTCGGGATTGCGGTGCCGGTGGCGCTTTATATGAATCCGCCCGCCACGATCCTGTCGGTCGCATGGGCGATCGCGATCTATGCTGTCATCGCCGGTGTGGTCCTGATCGGCTTCGGGCTGCGGCTGCGCCAGCGGCCGGAGGAAACGAAAGGAGAGACGGCATGA